TGTCAAAAAAACGAGGTCTAGCAATCTGCTCACCTTCGCTGGTGCTCAAAAAATAGCTCAACCCGACATCAACTCCCATAGCATTGCCGTGAGGCACTACATTGGGGATGTTGACATCAATTTGAAGACAGAGCGTGACATACCAGCCAGAGTGTTTGCGGGTTACTCGCACTGTTTTGACTGTGAATCCATCGGGAATGGGGCGATGCAAAACAATCGGCATCCACCCAATTTTGGGCAGCTTAATTTGGCTACCTTCAATTGGACTAACTTTGAATTGCGGAAACAAAAAAGAGCGATATTGCCCGAACTTCTTGAAGCGCGGAAAACCATGCCCTCTTTGTTTCATGGCAACAAATGCCATGTCTACCCGACGAAGTGGCTCTTGGATGACTTGAGACTGAACATCCTTCAGGTGTGGCAACTTTTCCTTAGCGACTGTCAGCGCATTTTGCTGTTTGTAGTAGTCGGGATAAGGTGCCTCAGCCGGAATGATGTACTCAGATACAAGAGAGCAGGAATTGATGTCACATTTACGAGATTTTATCCAGTCCTTGCGCTCCCTCAAGGCGTAGTTGTAAACACTACGACACATCTCAAGCCAAGACACCATGCGAGTTTCTTGCTCAAGAGATGGATAAACGCGGTACTGAAAATTCATTGTAAACATGGAGCTACTATAACACATTTAAGTAAAGCATCCAAGTTACTTAAATATTCGTTTTCGGGGTATCGTTCGCGTAGCGTCTCCGTAGGAGATACCCCTCAACTCACGCGGGATATCCGTGTATCCCGACGCTCACCGTTGGCGTAGCCTGCCGAAGGCATAGCGTTAGAGCGCGGGACTTACAGCCTCCCGAACCCACCATCAGTTAATATCCCAACTAGGATAATCAACCCGCTATTTGAGAGCAATAATTTTCTGCCATTCTGTCCTGAGTCTCACTAGACTAAGCGTTAAATATAAAGTTAAGTCCAAAAAGCCAAATCCAGATTAAGCCCAGAAATTCCTAGTGGCGTTTCTCCTCAGTAGATTCCCAACCCTTATTTAGAACCTTATGAATTTTCTGCGCCAGCTTCGGAGTCTTGACAGCCAACTGCAAGCGCTCTTGGCAACTGTAGTGATTAGCGTAGTGTGGCTGGTTTATGCGGTCACAACCATTCAACCTGGCGATGCTGAAATTCTGGCGAATCAACCCCAGCCGATCGCGATCGCCTCAGTTCCGCCAAGCCAAATGCGGCCATCTGAGAACCAAGCCAGTACATCACCGCCAGCCTCAGTCACAGTGCCCACGGTTCCGCTAGAGCCACCCGCCACTCGACCCATCCAACTACCGACACAATCCCGGCAATCCCCTCAGCCACCTCAGCCGCCAAATACGCCCGCTGTGCCCACTTACCAACCGAGGGAACTTGTCGCTTTCGCAGACCCCACAAACTACGGAGAGCGAGTGGTCAGGGATACGTATGGTCGCCCAGCGGCTCAGGCACCCATTATCGTGCTGCACGAAACGGTCAGTTCTGCCAACAGCACTATCTCATTTTTTCAGACTCCCCATCCTAGAGATGAAGACCAAGCCAGCTACCATGCTCTGATTACTCAAGATGGCACCATTGTCTACCTTGTCCCTCCCGATAAGCGAGCCTTTGGAGCTGGCAACTCCGTGTTTAATGGCCCCAATGGCCCGGAGGCGGTGAAAACTCATCCTAAATTTCCACCTTCTGTCAACAATTTTGCTTACCATATCTCTTTAGAAACCCCCCCTGATGGCCGTAACAATGCCAATCGTCACAGCGGCTATACAGCAGCCCAGTACCAATCGCTGAGCTGGTTGGTTGCAAGAGCAACGGTGCCCGAATCGAGAATTACCACTCACCAGGCGGTCGATCGCTCTGGATCTCGAAAAGATCCTCGCAGCTTTAATCAGCAAACGTTCCTGACGATGCTACGCTCTTATACTCGACCTGCTCAGACGGCTCCTACACCGCGTGGCTAGCCGCTACTACCTGGCGATCGCCTCCCAGCACGCTCACTAGACCCAGGTTGGGGTGGTTCCCAAGGTCACCATTTTAGTAGACCGTGACATCAACCCGATTTTCTGACTCAGGAGTTAGAGATGAAGTAGCTCCCTAGTCCCCATGCTGCTGGTAGACAGAGCGGTGACGCCTCACAAATCACCCTTACTAGAAAGCGACTCTCACCCTTTGGGTAGTAATTGAGCTAGCAACTGTAAAGGTAGCCTGATGAAGCGGATAAAACCGTTTACTGGTTTAACGAGTGCAGTTCAGGTTAAGTCAATGCTTGAAACCGTCAAAAAGCCCCACCTCCACAAAGGGCAACCACCTCAACTCTGGTCGCTGGTTAGGACTGTACAGATGAGTTTGGCTGGATTTGCTTTTCTATATTTGTTGGGCTACGGCTGGGCTGGACACAAGTTACAATCGCGATCGCCCCGTTACCAAGCAACTGCCCCTGTCTCTAGCAGCAGTGATACCGACGACGCACTTGTGGTGCAGCCTTAGGGCAAACTTTTAGAATGATGATTCAGATCAACCAGTTAGATTAACCAGGTGGATATTAGCTTGATTTAGCAGTTGATCAAGTTGGCATCTAGCGCCGATTGTTGGAGTTTTTGTAGGGTGCTCTGAGCTTTGCGACTGTTTACAGGATCGCCGCGATCGCTAAAGAACTGGGCTGCTTGTTGCAGATCTGCGATCGCTCCTGGCTGGTCTCCTAATTTGGCTCGTGCGAGTCCCCGATAAAGATACGCGCTAGCATCGTCAGGATTTAATTCCAAGGCTTGACTGTAGTCTTCAATGGCACCTAGTTTGTTGCCAATCCGAGTTCGAGCTAGCCCCCGGTAGAAGTAAGGAGTCGCATCCTCTGGGGACTGTTTAATAGCCTGACTGTAGTCTTCAATGGCACCTAGCTTATCTCCCAACTCGGCACAGACAAATCCACGATTGCTATAAGCCACACTACTGTCAGGATTGAGTCGGATGGCTTGGTCAAAGTCCGCGCTCGCCCCAGATGGGTCATCCGAGTCATAACGAGCCACCCCTCGGTTGATGTAAGCAACGTCGTTATGGGGGTCAATCTGTAGAACCTGAGTGTAATCCGCGATCGCCCCAGATTTATCACCAATCTCATAGCGAGTTGCTGCACGGTGGAAGTAAGCCGTAGCATCTGCGGTATCGAGCCAAGGTTGCTCAAAGCGATCGATTAAGCCTTGGATGGTTGAGGGGTCAGTGGTGCGCAGTCCGAGTTCTAGTTCTGGAAAGACGGTGCTCGAAACAGGCAAATTCGGAACTTTGAGAATAGCTAAGCGGCGATCGCAAACCAAGAAATTCTCCTCAGCTCCCAAGATTTTGAACTTAAATTGTTGTGGAAACTCCTGCTTCAGTTGAGCCAGTTGCTTCAGCGTGTCGTGGAGCCAGCTTCTTTCAGGAGGTGATGAGGGCGATCGCGGGCTGATGTAGCGAGGGGCATCACTTTGATGAGTGACTCCGAGATGACTCCAAGCCATCGAAATCTGGCCCTGACGCTGTAAGAACGCACGAAATTTTTCTAGTAGGGCGGTATCTAAACTAAATGGGTCAGGCCACGGCCAAACCACAATCACTTGCTTTTGAGCTTGCTCTAGTAACTCCTCTAGAAAGGCTCGACTACCAGAGAGGAGGTGTGGGCGATCGGCTGATGGTGCGGTGGAACGGAGCGCCAATACCAGTTCATGATTGGGTGCATTTGGCAAAGCTCGCAGTTGTTGATTGATGCCCTCTAGCCGACTTTGCAGAGTTGCTTCTAGCTCGGCTCGCACCTCGACTGCACCACCTTCTGCACCTTCTAAGCGAGTCGCCAAACTCTGGAGCTGACTTTGTAGCGCACTATTATCTAGGAGCTGAGGTAAACGGTAAACCCAATCACGCAACGCTTTGTGCTGCTGGTACAGAGCTTGAGTTTGGCGCTGGATTGTCGTGACATCTTGGCGCAACTGAGCCACTTCAGTACTCAAACCCGCTTGAGCTTCAACTTGATTTTGCAGATCTGCTAAGTCAGGTAGGGTCGGTAGTTGGTTCAACCGAGCTTCAAGAGCAGTGACGGTTTGGCTTAGTTCTGCCATCAGGTGCGAGTCTGAGGGGGCATGCACTTTGGCCTGAAGGGTATCCAGTTGCTTCCGAAAAATAGTAACGGCGAGTCGCAAGGGGACGACCGCTTGCTCTAAGCTCTGATATCGCTGATGAAGATTTTCCACCTCAACTAAGGTGCGGGTAAATTCGCGGCGCGGCACCAGCCCTGCAATGACTCGGATTAAGGAGTCTACATCCTGCTTGAGAGAACTCGCATCAAAGGGCGTGGGCAAATGGTTCAGGCGACGGTTGATATGATTAATCTGATCTTGCAGCGCCTTGACTTGCATCATAGGCTCGTCGCTGAGTAGTTTTAGATCCGTCTCTGCCTGGGACATTTGGGCTTGCAATTGCGCGATCGCAACTTCCGTCCCCTCAGTAGAATTAGCGCTTAACTGCGTCAGCTGGTGAGTGACCTGTTCTAAGGCCGTGGCGAGTTGAGTCTGCTGGATTTGCATTTGCTCCAAGTCCTGACGCAGCCCGACGACATCATGGGCTTTGAGGGGAGCCAGTTGGCGATGCATCTCCCATTGCAGTGTTTGTAACTGCTCTGAGAGCTTGGTTAGAGACTCACGGTGCCGACCTAGGAAGGTTTGCTTGAGGTGATCTAGATCCAAGGTGCTGGGTAAGTCTTGAACCTGCTCTTGCAGCGCGATCATATCCCTAGTGAGGCGATTGTCCAACCGAGTGATGCTCAGCTTAGACAGTTGCTTGGTTTCTTGCTCAAACCGACGGCGGTTGGCAAAATTTAGAGCTAGCAAGCAGGAGATAGGGGCAGCCGCAAACACAAATTGTTGAGAGATAGTCGCAGCAATCGCTCCGACCCCTGAGCCAGCCAGCATGACATATTCGCCAGTTTCGCGCCAACGACGATGGTTCACAGCGTTTCCAGATAGCTGAGGTTAAAAAGTCAGAAGGTCTGCCTAAGACTGGGGCGGATGGGATAGTAGATTGCACCGCGACAGCAACAGCACCTTACTTCGCTTTTCAGTTCTAGATAGAGGAATCAGGAATGCTTTCTTGGCGTTGCTTGTGATTTCCCACACAACAGTTGGTGATATGACATCGAGGCTAGAGTTGCGATCGCCTACCTCTCCACTGATGAGCTTGATGTGGCTAACTCCCTGGTCCCCCAATTTATAGCCCTGACGGGCATACCAGAACGGGGGACTGGATTCTTGCTTCCCCCAGAATTGGGGGACTGAGGGGGCTAGTGCAGAATGTCTATTTTCAAACCAGATTCAAGCGTTTTGCGATCGCACTTTTTCCAAAAACTTAGACAATTCTTGTACTAGCCACTTCTGCTCTAGTTGAGTTAAGGCAGAACCAAACTGGTGAGTTCGTACTCCCTCAATCAAGGCACAGGTAAACACAGGTTGATCATTGATCCGAAGTTGACTATCAAACTGCTGAATAGCTTCTAAATCTTCAGTGTTGCCTTCGACTTGACGGTACCGCCAACCCAAAAACTGCTGTTGTAGCCGAAAACGATAGCGATTGATTTCTACGTGAGTCCGAATAGAAATGGGGAATAGGGCCTTTTCTAATAAACCTGCGCCTGCAATCCAAAATGGAATCGAAAAGAGGGGAAGAAAGATAGGCGAACCCATTACGACCGCAGAAGCGGTCCAGAAAAAGATAAAACTATTCCAGACCACAGCAAAACCTAGTAAACCGAGATTGCTAAAGAACAGGCGTTTGGGAGGAATGTCAGCGATCATTTCCTCAGAAGTGCGCTTGAGTATGATGCGGCTGCCAGCGGGTTGCCGATCAATCGGCAATTCAGAGCGCACTAACGCGCCTTGAGGATAGGGTTGATTTTGTAATGCCGCTAAAGCCTCCGGTGCCGAGGGAAAGCGGTCTTCCATTGCAGGCTCTAGCATTTGGTCTAGCCAATTGGCAAAAGTGGAAGAGAGCTGTGTACAGGCACGAATGTCGATTTTGAGGCGGCGCTGGGGTAAATCGGCGGGTGATTGGTGCGTGAGCAAAAACAGCAATGTGGCACCTAGACCATACAAATCGGTGGCGGGAACGGATTTACCCCGAAACTGC
The sequence above is a segment of the Trichocoleus desertorum ATA4-8-CV12 genome. Coding sequences within it:
- a CDS encoding helix-turn-helix domain-containing protein; translated protein: MNFQYRVYPSLEQETRMVSWLEMCRSVYNYALRERKDWIKSRKCDINSCSLVSEYIIPAEAPYPDYYKQQNALTVAKEKLPHLKDVQSQVIQEPLRRVDMAFVAMKQRGHGFPRFKKFGQYRSFLFPQFKVSPIEGSQIKLPKIGWMPIVLHRPIPDGFTVKTVRVTRKHSGWYVTLCLQIDVNIPNVVPHGNAMGVDVGLSYFLSTSEGEQIARPRFFD
- a CDS encoding serine/threonine protein kinase, translating into METLHQPQEIVGDRYRILEVLGQGGIGTTYKAEDLQTQQQVALKALSLRRINDWKVLELFEREARVLSYLKHPAIPRYLNYFQVDTPENRCFYLVQELAEGRSLAQCVKEGWRTGEAEAKQLAIQVLEVLSYLHSLTPPVIHRDIKPQNIIRRADGQIFLVDFGAVQDTYRDTLTQGSTVVGTYGYMAPEQFRGKSVPATDLYGLGATLLFLLTHQSPADLPQRRLKIDIRACTQLSSTFANWLDQMLEPAMEDRFPSAPEALAALQNQPYPQGALVRSELPIDRQPAGSRIILKRTSEEMIADIPPKRLFFSNLGLLGFAVVWNSFIFFWTASAVVMGSPIFLPLFSIPFWIAGAGLLEKALFPISIRTHVEINRYRFRLQQQFLGWRYRQVEGNTEDLEAIQQFDSQLRINDQPVFTCALIEGVRTHQFGSALTQLEQKWLVQELSKFLEKVRSQNA
- a CDS encoding peptidoglycan recognition protein family protein, with amino-acid sequence MRPSENQASTSPPASVTVPTVPLEPPATRPIQLPTQSRQSPQPPQPPNTPAVPTYQPRELVAFADPTNYGERVVRDTYGRPAAQAPIIVLHETVSSANSTISFFQTPHPRDEDQASYHALITQDGTIVYLVPPDKRAFGAGNSVFNGPNGPEAVKTHPKFPPSVNNFAYHISLETPPDGRNNANRHSGYTAAQYQSLSWLVARATVPESRITTHQAVDRSGSRKDPRSFNQQTFLTMLRSYTRPAQTAPTPRG
- a CDS encoding tetratricopeptide repeat protein, whose amino-acid sequence is MNHRRWRETGEYVMLAGSGVGAIAATISQQFVFAAAPISCLLALNFANRRRFEQETKQLSKLSITRLDNRLTRDMIALQEQVQDLPSTLDLDHLKQTFLGRHRESLTKLSEQLQTLQWEMHRQLAPLKAHDVVGLRQDLEQMQIQQTQLATALEQVTHQLTQLSANSTEGTEVAIAQLQAQMSQAETDLKLLSDEPMMQVKALQDQINHINRRLNHLPTPFDASSLKQDVDSLIRVIAGLVPRREFTRTLVEVENLHQRYQSLEQAVVPLRLAVTIFRKQLDTLQAKVHAPSDSHLMAELSQTVTALEARLNQLPTLPDLADLQNQVEAQAGLSTEVAQLRQDVTTIQRQTQALYQQHKALRDWVYRLPQLLDNSALQSQLQSLATRLEGAEGGAVEVRAELEATLQSRLEGINQQLRALPNAPNHELVLALRSTAPSADRPHLLSGSRAFLEELLEQAQKQVIVVWPWPDPFSLDTALLEKFRAFLQRQGQISMAWSHLGVTHQSDAPRYISPRSPSSPPERSWLHDTLKQLAQLKQEFPQQFKFKILGAEENFLVCDRRLAILKVPNLPVSSTVFPELELGLRTTDPSTIQGLIDRFEQPWLDTADATAYFHRAATRYEIGDKSGAIADYTQVLQIDPHNDVAYINRGVARYDSDDPSGASADFDQAIRLNPDSSVAYSNRGFVCAELGDKLGAIEDYSQAIKQSPEDATPYFYRGLARTRIGNKLGAIEDYSQALELNPDDASAYLYRGLARAKLGDQPGAIADLQQAAQFFSDRGDPVNSRKAQSTLQKLQQSALDANLINC